Proteins encoded together in one Miscanthus floridulus cultivar M001 chromosome 16, ASM1932011v1, whole genome shotgun sequence window:
- the LOC136511258 gene encoding protein DETOXIFICATION 14-like, producing the protein MEERVPLLPHHTLRNGDGREEKCVGVRWWRDLLAREAGKVGCVALPMAAVSLSQYAVQVASNMMVGHLPGVLPLSASAIATSLATVSGFGLLIGMASGLETLCGQAYGAKQYDRLGMHTYRAIVTLIVVSIPISLLWAFIGKLLIVIGQDPLVSKEAGRYIAWLTPGLFAYAISQPLTKFLQSQSLIIPMLWSSIATLLLHIPLCWLLVFKTSLGYIGASLAISLSYWLNVIMLAAYIRYSNSCKETRSPPTVEAFKGVGVFLCLWGMAPDIYKARHELHP; encoded by the exons ATGGAAGAGAGGGTGCCGCTTCTGCCGCATCACACGTTGCGGAACGGCGACGGACGGGAGGAGAAGTGCGTCGGCGTGAGGTGGTGGAGGGACCTGCTGGCGCGGGAGGCCGGCAAGGTCGGTTGCGTGGCCCTGCCGATGGCGGCCGTGAGCTTGTCGCAGTACGCGGTGCAGGTGGCGTCCAACATGATGGTCGGCCACCTCCCTGGCGTCCTCCCGCTCTCCGCCTCCGCCATCGCCACCTCCCTCGCCACCGTCTCCGGTTTCGGCCTCCTC ATTGGGATGGCAAGTGGATTGGAAACTCTATGCGGTCAAGCCTATGGGGCAAAACAGTACGACAGACTGGGGATGCACACCTATAGAGCTATAGTCACACTCATTGTTGTGAGCATTCCAATCTCACTTCTGTGGGCATTCATAGGCAAACTCCTGATCGTCATAGGTCAGGACCCCTTGGTCTCAAAGGAAGCTGGGAGATACATAGCCTGGCTGACTCCAGGTCTCTTTGCATACGCCATCAGCCAGCCTCTCACAAAATTTCTACAGTCTCAGAGTCTCATAATTCCTATGCTTTGGTCCTCCATTGCAACTTTGCTCTTGCACATTCCTCTCTGTTGGTTATTAGTGTTCAAGACCAGTTTGGGGTATATTGGAGCTTCTTTGGCGATAAGCTTGTCATATTGGTTAAATGTGATTATGCTTGCTGCTTACATCAGATATTCGAATTCTTGTAAGGAGACCCGCTCACCTCCTACTGTTGAGGCTTTCAAAGGAGTTGGTGTGTTTCTATGCCTgtggggtatggcccccgatatcTACAAAGCAAGACATGAGCTGCACCCTTAG
- the LOC136513678 gene encoding histone chaperone ASF1B-like — translation MSAVNITNVAVLDNPTAFLNPFQFEISYECLVPLDDDLEWKLIYVGSAEDENYDQQLESVLVGPVNVGTYRFVLQADPPDPSKIREEDIIGVTVLLLTCSYMGQEFMRVGYYVNNDYGDEQLREEPPAKVLIDRVQRNILADKPRVTKFPINFHPEPSTGTGQQQQEPQTASPENHTGNDEGNGSKPEADQ, via the exons ATGAGCGCGGTGAACATCACCAACGTGGCGGTGCTGGACAACCCCACCGCCTTCCTCAACCCCTTCCAGTTCGAGATCTCCTACGAGTGCCTCGTGCCCCTCGACGACG ATCTGGAGTGGAAGCTTATATATGTTGGATCAGCTGAAGATGAAAACTATGACCAGCAGCTTGAGAGCGTGCTTGTTGGCCCTGTCAATGTTGGGACCTACCGTTTCGTTCTCCAG GCTGACCCACCGGATCCCTCAAAGATCCGTGAGGAAGACATAATTGGTGTGACTGTGCTGCTATTGACATGCTCTTACATGGGCCAGGAGTTCATGAGAGTAGGCTACTATGTGAACAATGATTATGGTGATGAGCAATTGAGAGAAGAGCCTCCAGCAAAGGTGCTAATTGACCGGGTGCAGAGAAATATCTTGGCCGACAAGCCCCGAGTCACCAAGTTCCCTATCAACTTCCATCCTGAACCCAGTACAGGCAcggggcagcagcagcaggaaccCCAGACGGCCTCGCCAGAAAACCACACAGGCAATGACGAGGGCAATGGAAGCAAGCCTGAGGCTGACCAATGA
- the LOC136511852 gene encoding histone chaperone ASF1B-like, with protein MSAVNITNVAVLDNPTAFLNPFQFEISYECLVPLDDDLEWKLIYVGSAEDENYDQQLESVLVGPVNVGTYRFVLQADPPDPSKIREEDIIGVTVLLLTCSYMGQEFMRVGYYVNNDYGDEQLREEPPAKVLIDRVQRNILADKPRVTKFPINFHPEPSTGTGQQQQEPQTASPENHTGNDEGNGSKPEADQ; from the exons ATGAGCGCGGTGAACATAACCAACGTGGCGGTGCTGGACAACCCCACCGCCTTCCTCAACCCCTTCCAGTTCGAGATCTCCTACGAGTGCCTCGTGCCCCTCGACGACG ATCTGGAGTGGAAGCTTATATATGTTGGATCAGCTGAAGATGAAAACTATGACCAGCAGCTTGAGAGCGTGCTTGTTGGCCCTGTCAATGTTGGGACCTACCGTTTCGTTCTCCAG GCTGACCCACCGGATCCCTCAAAGATCCGTGAGGAAGACATAATTGGTGTGACTGTGCTGCTATTGACATGCTCTTACATGGGCCAGGAGTTCATGAGAGTAGGCTACTATGTGAACAATGATTATGGTGATGAGCAATTGAGAGAAGAGCCTCCAGCAAAGGTGCTAATTGACCGGGTGCAGAGAAATATCTTGGCCGACAAGCCCCGAGTCACCAAGTTCCCTATCAACTTCCATCCTGAACCCAGTACAGGCAcggggcagcagcagcaggaaccCCAGACGGCCTCGCCAGAAAACCACACAGGCAATGACGAGGGCAATGGAAGCAAGCCTGAGGCTGACCAATGA